The following are encoded in a window of Trichocoleus sp. FACHB-46 genomic DNA:
- a CDS encoding ribose ABC transporter permease, producing MSQTELRPRRDQTSDRPRAQKRKGARDLLQVAGILPILLIIGILFTFLTPTFLTPGNLVNIARQASINIVLATGMTFVILTGGIDLSVGSILGVSAVVAVLVSLIPALGWAAVPAALLAGLAMGLANGALIAFLDLPPFIVTLGALTAWRGTAYLVANGTTVINRDLNFAWIGNNYLGPIPWLVVIALLAVAASWFVLRRTVLGVQIYAVGGNSRAARLTGIKVNRVLLFVYGVSGLLSGLAGIMSASRLYSATGMLGNGYELDAIAAVILGGTSFTGGIGTIVGTLVGALIIAVLNNGLTLLNMSYFWQLVVKGLVIIAAVTIDRLRRRNRR from the coding sequence ATGAGCCAAACTGAACTAAGACCGCGTCGAGACCAGACGAGCGATCGCCCCCGCGCTCAGAAACGCAAAGGAGCCAGGGATTTACTGCAAGTGGCAGGAATTTTGCCCATCCTGCTGATTATTGGCATTCTGTTTACGTTTCTCACGCCGACTTTCCTGACCCCTGGCAACCTGGTTAATATCGCTCGGCAAGCCTCGATCAATATCGTGCTAGCGACCGGGATGACCTTTGTAATCCTGACCGGAGGCATTGACCTGTCCGTTGGCTCGATTTTGGGCGTATCGGCAGTGGTCGCAGTGCTCGTCTCCCTGATTCCTGCTTTGGGTTGGGCGGCTGTCCCCGCAGCACTACTGGCAGGGCTAGCAATGGGCTTGGCGAATGGCGCGTTGATTGCTTTCCTCGATCTACCGCCGTTTATCGTTACTCTAGGCGCGTTAACGGCTTGGCGAGGCACCGCCTATTTAGTGGCGAACGGCACGACCGTGATCAACCGCGACCTCAACTTCGCCTGGATTGGCAACAACTATCTTGGCCCCATACCTTGGCTAGTGGTGATTGCGTTACTGGCAGTAGCGGCGAGCTGGTTCGTCCTCAGGCGTACTGTATTGGGCGTGCAGATCTACGCAGTGGGTGGCAACTCACGAGCAGCACGGTTAACTGGGATTAAAGTCAATCGGGTGCTGCTATTCGTCTATGGTGTCAGTGGCTTGCTCTCTGGCTTAGCGGGCATCATGAGTGCCAGTCGTCTTTACAGCGCCACGGGGATGTTGGGCAACGGCTATGAGTTAGACGCGATCGCAGCAGTCATTCTCGGTGGCACCAGCTTCACCGGAGGCATTGGCACCATCGTCGGCACGTTGGTCGGCGCGCTGATCATCGCAGTGCTCAACAACGGCCTCACTTTGCTGAACATGTCCTATTTCTGGCAACTGGTGGTCAAAGGTTTGGTGATCATCGCGGCTGTGACGATCGACCGTTTGCGTCGTCGTAATCGCCGTTAG
- a CDS encoding sugar ABC transporter ATP-binding protein — translation MTTDIRASSPEGAIATPVLEMRGITKRFHGVPALQGVNLIIYPGEVHALMGENGAGKSTLMKILAGAYIADEGEILINGRPVNITDPAIARQSGINLIYQELNVAPNLTVTENMFMGRELRRGPFLDRDGMEREAAQVLRTLGASFTTHDIVGDLAIAEQQQVEIARALKDNSRILVMDEPTAALSDRETEHLFEVIRRLRSDGIAIIYISHRMEEIYALSDRVSVLRDGQYIGSLTRSEISPDRLVQMMVGRPMQDFYEHQRQSTPGPVVLEVRNMSDGRKVQPASFSVHAGEVLGLAGLVGAGRTELSRLIFGADPKTSGEVFLNGQKLNINSPGDAIAAGIGYVPEDRKDQGLFLEMSSRKNIVLNRLKQDAHAGLVNWGAVNQVATDAVENFNIRLANLEIRAVDLSGGNQQKLLLARWLAIKPRVILLDEPTRGVDIGAKSEIYRIISNLAAEGVAILMVSSELPEVVGMSDRVLVMREGELVGELGGSTGRQITQENIMAYATGASEVAGS, via the coding sequence ATGACCACCGATATCCGAGCCTCATCCCCAGAAGGAGCGATCGCCACTCCAGTCCTGGAAATGCGAGGCATCACCAAACGATTTCATGGTGTCCCGGCGCTGCAAGGCGTGAACCTCATCATCTATCCCGGAGAAGTTCATGCCCTGATGGGGGAAAACGGGGCAGGCAAAAGCACATTGATGAAAATCTTGGCGGGCGCTTATATCGCGGACGAAGGCGAGATTCTGATCAACGGTCGCCCTGTCAACATTACCGATCCAGCGATCGCCAGACAATCGGGCATCAACCTGATTTATCAAGAGCTGAATGTCGCGCCCAACTTGACTGTAACCGAAAACATGTTCATGGGCAGGGAGTTGCGGCGAGGGCCATTTCTCGATCGCGACGGTATGGAACGAGAAGCAGCCCAAGTCCTCAGAACTTTGGGAGCTAGTTTCACCACTCACGATATCGTTGGAGATCTCGCGATCGCGGAACAGCAGCAGGTAGAAATTGCCCGCGCCCTCAAGGACAACAGCCGCATTTTGGTGATGGACGAGCCGACAGCAGCTCTGTCTGACAGGGAGACAGAACACCTGTTTGAGGTGATTCGGCGGTTGCGGAGTGATGGCATTGCCATTATCTACATCAGTCACCGTATGGAAGAGATCTATGCTTTGTCCGATCGGGTCAGCGTCCTGCGAGATGGACAATACATTGGCAGCCTAACCCGCAGCGAAATTTCTCCCGATCGCCTAGTGCAGATGATGGTCGGTCGGCCCATGCAAGACTTCTATGAGCACCAGCGCCAAAGCACGCCAGGTCCGGTGGTTCTGGAAGTGAGAAACATGAGTGATGGCCGTAAGGTGCAACCCGCCAGTTTTTCGGTCCATGCGGGAGAAGTGCTGGGGCTGGCTGGTCTGGTCGGTGCAGGCAGGACGGAACTATCGCGGCTGATTTTTGGTGCTGACCCTAAGACGAGTGGCGAAGTCTTTCTGAACGGTCAGAAGCTGAACATTAACTCCCCTGGTGACGCGATCGCCGCAGGGATTGGCTATGTCCCAGAAGATCGCAAAGACCAAGGGCTGTTTCTAGAGATGAGTTCTCGCAAAAACATCGTCCTGAATCGGCTGAAGCAAGATGCTCATGCTGGCCTGGTCAATTGGGGTGCAGTTAATCAGGTGGCGACGGACGCTGTAGAGAACTTTAATATCCGCCTGGCCAACTTGGAAATTCGAGCTGTAGACCTGTCGGGGGGAAACCAACAAAAGTTGTTGCTGGCCCGCTGGCTGGCCATTAAACCCAGAGTCATATTGCTGGACGAACCGACGCGTGGGGTGGACATCGGCGCAAAAAGTGAGATCTACCGCATTATTAGCAACTTGGCTGCAGAAGGAGTCGCCATTCTCATGGTTTCTAGCGAACTGCCAGAAGTCGTAGGGATGAGCGATCGCGTGTTGGTAATGCGAGAGGGCGAGCTGGTGGGCGAGCTAGGCGGCTCTACTGGCAGACAGATTACGCAAGAAAACATCATGGCTTACGCCACTGGCGCATCGGAGGTAGCAGGATCATGA
- a CDS encoding ABC transporter substrate-binding protein, with translation MNVKRVAIAAGALSLASSALVACSPTTPNNRLAIEGNQGNPGNEAVKLKSVAVTVGDLSNPFFVLMGRGAEAEAKKIGGPDVRVTLVSSGYDLNQQFNQIENFIASDTDVIVLNAGDSKGIAPAVEKAKQAGIAVIAVDTGAEGGVDATITSNNVQAGQVSCQYIADRLKGKGNIVIVNGPPVNSVFERVDGCKEVLAKYPDIKVLSKDQNAEGSRDGGLRVMSDLLTSFPKIDAVFAINDPSGVGAELAARQAKRSEFFIVGVDGAPEAKEAIEDPNSLFVATAAQDPLGMTRKAVQVGNDILHGKKPANPDILIPVKLITRENVSEYPGWQ, from the coding sequence ATGAACGTGAAAAGAGTAGCGATCGCTGCTGGCGCTTTGAGTCTCGCCAGTAGTGCGCTTGTGGCTTGCTCACCGACTACCCCAAATAACCGATTAGCGATCGAGGGTAATCAGGGCAACCCAGGCAATGAAGCGGTGAAGCTGAAGTCTGTTGCTGTGACCGTGGGCGATTTGAGCAATCCTTTTTTCGTGCTGATGGGGCGAGGCGCGGAAGCAGAAGCCAAAAAAATTGGTGGTCCAGATGTCAGAGTCACGTTGGTATCCAGCGGCTATGACCTGAACCAGCAATTTAACCAGATCGAAAATTTCATTGCTTCTGATACCGACGTGATCGTCCTCAACGCGGGGGATAGCAAAGGCATTGCTCCAGCCGTAGAGAAGGCCAAACAAGCGGGCATCGCGGTGATTGCGGTAGATACAGGGGCAGAGGGAGGTGTAGATGCCACCATCACCTCCAATAACGTCCAAGCGGGACAAGTTAGCTGCCAATACATTGCCGATCGCCTGAAAGGGAAAGGCAACATCGTCATCGTCAATGGCCCTCCAGTCAACTCGGTCTTTGAGCGAGTCGATGGCTGTAAAGAAGTTTTGGCCAAATATCCGGATATCAAAGTTCTTTCCAAAGACCAGAACGCTGAAGGAAGCCGAGATGGGGGGCTAAGAGTGATGAGTGACTTGCTCACCTCCTTCCCCAAAATCGATGCCGTATTTGCAATTAATGATCCTTCGGGAGTCGGGGCAGAGTTAGCAGCTCGGCAAGCCAAGCGTAGTGAGTTTTTCATTGTAGGTGTGGATGGCGCACCAGAAGCTAAAGAAGCGATCGAAGACCCCAATAGCTTGTTTGTGGCGACTGCGGCTCAAGACCCCTTAGGCATGACCCGCAAGGCCGTTCAAGTCGGTAATGACATTCTGCATGGCAAGAAGCCTGCTAACCCGGACATTTTGATTCCAGTCAAGCTAATCACGCGAGAGAACGTCAGCGAATATCCAGGCTGGCAGTGA
- a CDS encoding three-Cys-motif partner protein TcmP: MSGNSFFDEQKEQSLVKARIVEKYFWAWAKVILSVSKRNTHNNSNSEAKIAYIDLFAGPGRYKDGSKSTPLLVLEKAILDPDLRNSLVALFNDADSDNTSSLEQAIDSLPGIEALRYKPVVRSHEVGQEIVKEFENRKLIPTLFFVDPWGYKGLSLQLINSVVKSWGCDCIFFFNYNRINMGLGNASVEEHMNALFGKERADQVRQRLRSMPPLERELSIVEAICEALKEMGGKHVLPFRFKYEDGKRTSHHLIFVSKHVKGYEIMKEIMAPESSEHEQGVPSFEYSPATSNQPLLFELSRPLDDLEDMLLREFSAQKITMLEVYNQHHLGKRYIKKNYKAALRKLEQQGKIQAEPPANKRRKQHGEVTFGDNVVIKFPAKQ; encoded by the coding sequence GTGAGCGGCAATTCGTTCTTTGATGAACAGAAAGAACAATCTTTAGTCAAAGCCAGAATAGTTGAGAAGTATTTTTGGGCTTGGGCAAAGGTAATCCTTTCAGTATCGAAAAGGAATACTCACAATAATAGTAATAGTGAAGCTAAAATTGCTTACATTGACTTATTTGCTGGACCGGGACGCTATAAAGATGGTTCAAAATCAACTCCTCTTCTAGTCTTAGAGAAAGCAATTCTTGATCCAGATTTAAGAAATTCACTAGTAGCTCTTTTTAATGATGCAGATTCAGATAATACTAGTTCCCTGGAACAAGCTATTGATTCGCTTCCTGGCATCGAAGCGTTAAGATATAAGCCAGTAGTAAGAAGTCATGAAGTTGGTCAAGAAATAGTTAAGGAGTTTGAGAACAGAAAGCTTATTCCTACCCTATTCTTTGTTGATCCTTGGGGCTATAAGGGACTGTCCTTACAGTTAATCAACTCGGTAGTCAAAAGTTGGGGTTGTGATTGTATATTTTTCTTCAACTATAATCGCATCAACATGGGTTTAGGCAACGCCTCCGTAGAAGAACACATGAATGCTCTCTTCGGTAAAGAGCGCGCTGATCAGGTACGCCAGCGATTAAGATCAATGCCACCTTTGGAGCGGGAGTTATCTATTGTAGAAGCGATTTGTGAAGCACTAAAAGAGATGGGTGGCAAGCATGTTCTCCCTTTTCGTTTTAAGTACGAGGATGGAAAACGTACTAGTCACCACCTTATTTTCGTAAGCAAGCATGTAAAAGGCTACGAAATTATGAAGGAAATTATGGCACCGGAGAGCTCAGAACATGAGCAGGGTGTCCCTTCCTTTGAATATAGCCCTGCTACTTCCAACCAACCTTTATTATTTGAGCTATCACGTCCTCTGGATGATTTAGAGGATATGCTGCTGCGTGAGTTTTCGGCTCAGAAAATCACAATGTTAGAGGTTTATAACCAGCACCATTTAGGTAAACGCTACATTAAAAAAAATTACAAGGCTGCTTTACGAAAGCTTGAGCAGCAAGGGAAAATTCAAGCTGAACCACCTGCCAATAAACGACGTAAGCAGCATGGAGAAGTAACATTTGGAGATAATGTTGTTATCAAATTTCCTGCTAAGCAGTAA
- a CDS encoding DUF5131 family protein, which translates to MTSTHTGIEWTDKTWNPTTGCDKVSPGCTHCYAEALTKRFSRNFPNGFELTIHPQRLQEPRRWRTPSRIFVNSMSDLFHEDVPVSFLKEVFSVIKETPWHIYQILTKRHEHLLKVSAQLDFPENVWIGVSVENQSYAHRIDYLRQIPAKVRFLSCEPLLSALQLDLTDIHWVIAGGESGQGHRPMKTEWAQSIRDQCQNAEVAFFFKQVGGRTPKAGGRLLDGQIWDEMPDAWKQHLEKWESYSIKPSKSERSKLTA; encoded by the coding sequence ATGACAAGCACACACACAGGTATAGAGTGGACTGACAAAACTTGGAACCCTACGACTGGTTGCGATAAGGTTAGCCCAGGATGTACCCATTGCTATGCAGAAGCACTAACAAAGCGCTTTTCGCGAAACTTTCCTAATGGGTTTGAGCTGACTATACATCCACAGAGATTACAAGAGCCAAGGCGGTGGCGAACTCCAAGCCGAATCTTTGTCAATTCGATGAGTGACCTTTTTCACGAGGATGTTCCTGTTTCCTTTTTAAAGGAAGTTTTTTCAGTTATTAAGGAAACACCTTGGCATATCTATCAGATTCTTACAAAGCGCCATGAACATTTGCTAAAAGTGTCCGCTCAGTTAGACTTTCCTGAGAACGTATGGATAGGCGTATCTGTTGAAAATCAAAGCTATGCCCATCGCATTGATTACTTACGCCAAATTCCAGCAAAAGTGCGTTTTCTCTCCTGTGAACCTCTCTTAAGCGCGCTACAGCTTGACCTAACAGACATTCACTGGGTTATTGCTGGCGGAGAATCTGGTCAAGGGCATCGACCAATGAAAACTGAGTGGGCGCAAAGCATTCGTGATCAATGCCAAAATGCTGAGGTGGCATTCTTCTTTAAACAGGTCGGAGGAAGAACTCCTAAGGCAGGAGGGAGATTGCTAGACGGTCAAATTTGGGACGAGATGCCAGATGCGTGGAAGCAGCATCTTGAGAAGTGGGAAAGCTACTCAATAAAACCTAGTAAATCGGAGAGATCGAAGCTTACTGCTTAG